The following are encoded together in the Geobacter sulfurreducens PCA genome:
- the selD gene encoding selenide, water dikinase SelD, with amino-acid sequence MTEGIKLTSLVKAAGUAAKLGPAGLEQALSDMVREDDPNLLVGPETADDAGVYRIGEGLALVETVDIITPLVDDPYTFGRIAAANALSDVFAMGGRPVTAMNLVFFPACALPGSVLSAILAGGHDALREAGACLVGGHTVEDDELKYGLAVTGLISPSRVVRNATARAGDRLVLTKPLGTGIVSTAIKADMAPAALTAEAVRWMTMLNAEAAGLMLECGASACTDVTGFGLVGHACEVARGAGVTLRLHLEQVPVLDGVMGLVADGLVPAGCYRNRDHYAPFVGAPRSDDDRLLPLFDPQTSGGLLLSLSPSSAGRFLAAAGDRGLFALEVGEVLPAGECAVDIV; translated from the coding sequence ATGACCGAAGGCATCAAGCTGACATCGCTCGTCAAAGCAGCCGGCTGAGCGGCCAAGCTGGGCCCGGCGGGCCTGGAACAAGCGCTGAGCGACATGGTTCGGGAAGACGATCCGAATCTGCTGGTGGGGCCGGAAACCGCCGACGACGCGGGGGTGTACCGGATAGGGGAGGGGCTCGCCCTGGTGGAGACGGTGGACATCATCACCCCACTGGTGGATGATCCCTACACCTTCGGCCGGATCGCGGCGGCCAATGCCCTGTCGGATGTCTTCGCCATGGGCGGCCGGCCGGTCACGGCCATGAACCTCGTCTTCTTCCCGGCGTGCGCGCTACCGGGGTCGGTCCTTTCCGCCATTCTGGCCGGCGGGCACGACGCCCTGCGCGAGGCGGGGGCCTGTCTCGTGGGCGGCCATACGGTGGAGGACGACGAGCTCAAGTACGGCCTGGCCGTGACCGGACTCATCAGTCCGTCGCGCGTGGTGCGCAATGCCACTGCACGTGCCGGGGACCGGCTGGTGCTCACCAAGCCGCTCGGCACCGGCATCGTCTCGACGGCAATCAAGGCCGACATGGCACCGGCTGCGCTCACGGCCGAAGCCGTCCGCTGGATGACCATGCTGAACGCCGAAGCCGCGGGGCTCATGCTCGAGTGCGGGGCCTCCGCCTGTACCGACGTGACCGGTTTCGGCCTGGTCGGACACGCCTGCGAGGTGGCTCGGGGGGCAGGAGTGACCCTGCGTCTTCACCTGGAACAGGTGCCGGTGCTGGACGGCGTCATGGGCCTGGTGGCCGACGGGCTCGTGCCGGCCGGCTGCTATCGCAACAGGGATCACTATGCACCCTTTGTCGGCGCGCCCCGCAGCGACGACGACCGGCTTCTTCCCCTCTTCGATCCCCAGACATCGGGGGGGCTCCTCCTGTCCTTGTCTCCGTCCTCCGCCGGCCGGTTCCTCGCTGCGGCCGGCGACCGGGGGCTGTTTGCCCTGGAGGTGGGGGAGGTCCTCCCCGCCGGGGAGTGCGCCGTTGACATCGTCTGA
- a CDS encoding ASKHA domain-containing protein, whose product MTSSDSNVDPGLGIAVDLGTTTLAASLVDLSSGERLASAGSLNPQREFGADVVSRLDAACRSGEALQRMAALVREELYRLAARLLDSAGEARDRLRMVAVAGNPAMEHLLLGLPVVRLAYPPYRPLFSTSTHISAADLGWDLSGRVALFPLPGGFVGGDTVAFLFGVPDVCAPCPGPRLFLDMGTNGEMVLQCGDVLLGTSAAAGPAFEGGGLACGMAALPGAVNGIIRDGDRVRVTTIGGGQPLGICGSAVLDTVALLLEEGLLDSTGRLLPPEEIASPVGARMGTVGGEPAFILHRDAARTIYLSQGDIRQVQLAKGAIRAGMEVLCERARIRCEDIEEVVLTGSFGAVLSPRSLKFIGIFTEKMVQTTRFVREGALAGAERALTAPEGFEAVDRLARALRVIPLSGTPAFEKHFLKHIDFPSR is encoded by the coding sequence TTGACATCGTCTGACTCCAACGTTGATCCAGGCCTCGGCATTGCCGTTGACCTGGGCACCACTACCCTTGCCGCTTCGCTGGTCGATCTTTCATCCGGGGAAAGACTGGCTTCCGCCGGGTCTCTGAACCCCCAGCGGGAATTCGGCGCCGACGTGGTCTCGCGGCTCGATGCCGCCTGTCGTTCCGGTGAGGCACTGCAACGCATGGCCGCGCTGGTCAGGGAGGAGTTGTACCGCCTCGCGGCCCGTCTGCTCGACAGCGCCGGCGAGGCACGGGACCGCCTGCGCATGGTGGCTGTGGCCGGCAATCCCGCCATGGAACACCTCCTGCTCGGACTACCCGTTGTCCGGCTGGCATACCCCCCCTACCGCCCGCTGTTCTCGACCTCCACGCATATTTCCGCGGCAGACCTGGGGTGGGACCTGTCCGGCCGGGTCGCGCTCTTCCCGCTGCCGGGCGGCTTTGTGGGCGGCGATACGGTAGCCTTCTTGTTCGGTGTTCCCGATGTGTGTGCCCCGTGCCCTGGTCCCCGTCTGTTTCTGGACATGGGAACCAATGGCGAGATGGTTCTCCAGTGCGGTGATGTGCTGCTGGGCACATCGGCCGCCGCCGGTCCCGCCTTCGAGGGGGGAGGGCTCGCCTGCGGCATGGCTGCCCTGCCGGGGGCCGTGAACGGCATCATCCGGGATGGAGACCGCGTGCGCGTCACGACGATCGGAGGCGGCCAGCCCCTCGGTATCTGCGGTTCTGCGGTGCTGGACACGGTTGCGCTTCTTCTGGAAGAGGGGCTTCTGGACTCCACCGGCCGCCTTCTGCCGCCGGAAGAGATCGCGTCACCTGTCGGCGCCCGCATGGGAACGGTGGGCGGGGAGCCCGCGTTCATTCTTCATCGGGATGCGGCGCGGACCATCTATCTCTCCCAGGGGGATATCCGCCAGGTGCAGCTCGCCAAGGGGGCAATCCGCGCCGGCATGGAGGTCCTGTGCGAACGGGCCCGCATCCGGTGTGAGGATATTGAAGAGGTTGTCCTGACCGGCTCTTTCGGCGCGGTTCTCTCACCCCGGAGCCTAAAATTCATTGGAATTTTCACGGAAAAGATGGTACAAACGACCCGTTTCGTCCGGGAGGGTGCCTTGGCCGGTGCCGAAAGGGCACTGACCGCCCCGGAGGGGTTCGAGGCCGTTGACCGACTGGCCCGGGCGCTCCGGGTCATCCCCCTCTCGGGTACGCCTGCCTTCGAGAAACACTTTCTGAAGCACATCGACTTCCCGTCTCGCTAA
- the purH gene encoding bifunctional phosphoribosylaminoimidazolecarboxamide formyltransferase/IMP cyclohydrolase, whose translation MAKITRALISVSDKTGILDFARELAGYGVEILSTGGTAKLLRDAGLAVKDVSDFTGFPEMLDGRVKTLHPKVHGGLLGMRSNPDHVATMKAHGIEPIDLVVVNLYPFEATVAKPECTLEDAIENIDIGGPTMLRSAAKNNADVTVLVDPADYRPVLDEMKASGGAVSRETNFCLAVKVYQHTAAYDGAISNWLGARTGEGIAAYPDTVTLQFRKAQEMRYGENPHQGAAFYVERQVKEASVATARQLQGKELSYNNIADTDAALECVKQFAEGPACVIVKHANPCGVAVGGTLLEAYDRAYATDPESAFGGIIAFNRELDADTARAICDRQFVEVIIAPAVSPEATEVVAAKKNVRLLECGTWPEKQQPRLDLKRVNGGILVQDTDLDLYAELKVVTKRQPTEQEMKDLLFAWRVAKFVKSNAIVYGKGNMTIGVGAGQMSRVNSARIAAIKAEHAGLEVKGAVMASDAFFPFRDGIDNAAAVGITAVIQPGGSMRDAEVIAAADEHGMAMVFTGMRHFRH comes from the coding sequence ATGGCAAAGATAACACGTGCGCTCATCAGCGTCTCGGACAAGACCGGCATCCTTGATTTCGCCCGGGAACTGGCCGGCTACGGCGTGGAGATCCTCTCCACCGGCGGTACCGCAAAGCTTCTCCGCGACGCGGGACTCGCGGTCAAGGACGTCTCCGATTTTACCGGCTTTCCGGAGATGCTCGACGGCCGGGTCAAGACGCTTCACCCCAAGGTCCACGGGGGCCTTCTGGGAATGCGCTCCAACCCAGACCATGTGGCAACCATGAAGGCGCACGGCATCGAGCCCATCGACTTGGTGGTGGTGAACCTCTACCCCTTCGAGGCCACCGTGGCCAAGCCCGAATGCACCCTGGAAGATGCCATCGAGAACATCGATATCGGCGGTCCCACCATGCTCCGCTCCGCGGCCAAGAACAACGCCGACGTGACCGTGCTCGTGGATCCGGCGGACTATCGGCCGGTTCTCGATGAAATGAAGGCATCCGGCGGCGCCGTGTCCCGGGAGACCAACTTTTGCCTGGCGGTGAAAGTCTACCAGCACACTGCAGCCTATGACGGCGCCATTTCCAACTGGCTCGGCGCCCGGACCGGCGAAGGGATCGCCGCCTATCCCGACACCGTCACGCTTCAGTTCAGAAAGGCCCAGGAGATGCGCTACGGCGAGAACCCCCACCAGGGTGCCGCCTTCTATGTGGAGCGCCAGGTGAAGGAAGCGTCCGTCGCCACGGCCCGCCAGCTCCAGGGCAAGGAGCTTTCCTACAACAACATCGCCGACACCGACGCGGCCCTGGAGTGCGTGAAGCAGTTTGCCGAAGGCCCCGCCTGCGTCATCGTAAAGCATGCCAACCCCTGCGGCGTGGCCGTGGGCGGGACGTTGCTGGAGGCCTACGACCGGGCCTATGCCACCGATCCCGAGTCGGCCTTCGGGGGCATCATCGCCTTCAACCGGGAACTGGACGCCGACACGGCGCGGGCAATCTGCGACCGCCAGTTCGTGGAGGTCATCATCGCTCCCGCCGTATCGCCGGAGGCCACGGAAGTTGTTGCCGCCAAGAAGAACGTGCGTCTCCTGGAGTGCGGCACCTGGCCGGAGAAGCAACAGCCGCGCCTCGACCTGAAGCGGGTGAACGGCGGCATCCTGGTGCAGGACACCGATCTCGACCTGTACGCCGAACTGAAGGTCGTGACCAAGCGGCAGCCCACGGAGCAGGAGATGAAGGACCTGCTCTTTGCCTGGCGCGTGGCCAAGTTCGTCAAGTCCAACGCCATTGTCTACGGCAAGGGCAATATGACCATCGGCGTGGGGGCCGGCCAGATGAGCCGGGTCAACTCGGCCCGCATCGCCGCCATCAAGGCCGAGCACGCGGGGCTTGAGGTGAAGGGGGCCGTTATGGCGTCCGATGCCTTCTTCCCCTTCCGCGACGGCATCGACAACGCGGCTGCCGTGGGCATCACCGCGGTTATCCAGCCGGGCGGCAGCATGCGCGACGCTGAGGTGATCGCCGCCGCCGACGAGCACGGCATGGCGATGGTATTCACCGGCATGAGGCATTTCAGACACTGA
- the purD gene encoding phosphoribosylamine--glycine ligase, giving the protein MKVLVIGGGGREHALVWKIAQSPLVSKVYCAPGNPGIGLIAENVSLAVDDLDGLAAFATEQSIDLTVVGPELPLSLGIVDRFEEKGLLIFGARRNAAIIEASKAFSKDLMKKYQVPTAAYDVFTEVEPAVAFIDRVGVPIVVKADGLAAGKGVIIAHTREEAVGAVMDMLSGNAFGDAGSRVVIEEFLTGEEASFLAFTDGKNIIPLASAQDHKAVFDGDTGPNTGGMGAYSPAPVVTPAIHDKVMAEVMRRTVDGMAAEGRPYRGVLYAGLMINGDQVKTLEFNARFGDPECQPLLMRMKSDIVPVLLAVARGDLSGIELEWHDMAAVCVVMASGGYPADYRKGDEIRGLEDAARMEDLFVFHAGTSRKNGRIVTSGGRVLGVTALGATVGEAIDRAYRGVAAISWDGVHYRKDIGAKALTR; this is encoded by the coding sequence ATGAAGGTACTGGTAATCGGAGGGGGGGGCAGGGAGCACGCCCTGGTCTGGAAAATCGCCCAGTCACCCCTGGTAAGCAAGGTGTACTGCGCGCCGGGCAACCCCGGCATCGGCCTTATCGCCGAGAACGTGTCCCTGGCGGTGGATGACCTGGACGGGCTCGCCGCCTTTGCGACGGAACAGTCTATCGACCTCACCGTGGTGGGGCCGGAACTACCTCTTTCCCTCGGCATCGTTGACCGGTTCGAGGAAAAGGGGCTACTGATCTTCGGCGCCCGCCGGAATGCCGCCATCATCGAAGCGAGCAAGGCGTTTTCGAAAGACCTGATGAAAAAGTATCAGGTACCCACCGCCGCCTATGACGTCTTTACCGAGGTGGAGCCGGCCGTGGCTTTCATCGACCGGGTAGGGGTGCCCATCGTCGTCAAGGCGGACGGGCTGGCCGCCGGCAAAGGGGTTATCATCGCCCATACCCGTGAGGAAGCCGTTGGCGCCGTGATGGACATGCTGTCGGGCAACGCCTTCGGCGATGCCGGTTCGCGGGTGGTCATCGAAGAGTTTCTCACCGGGGAGGAGGCATCGTTTCTCGCCTTCACCGACGGCAAGAACATCATTCCCCTGGCCAGCGCCCAGGACCACAAGGCGGTCTTTGACGGCGACACGGGACCCAATACCGGCGGCATGGGCGCCTATTCACCCGCGCCGGTAGTCACCCCTGCCATTCATGATAAGGTCATGGCCGAGGTGATGCGCCGGACCGTGGACGGCATGGCTGCCGAGGGGCGTCCTTATCGCGGGGTGCTGTATGCCGGTCTCATGATCAACGGTGACCAGGTGAAAACCCTCGAGTTCAACGCGCGCTTCGGCGACCCAGAGTGCCAGCCGCTGCTCATGCGGATGAAGTCGGACATCGTGCCCGTGCTCCTTGCGGTTGCCCGTGGCGACCTGTCGGGCATTGAGCTCGAATGGCATGACATGGCTGCCGTCTGTGTCGTCATGGCTTCCGGGGGGTATCCCGCCGATTACCGCAAGGGAGACGAGATCCGGGGGCTGGAGGATGCGGCTCGCATGGAGGATCTGTTCGTGTTCCACGCCGGCACATCCCGGAAAAACGGCCGTATCGTCACCAGCGGGGGGCGGGTGCTTGGGGTTACTGCCCTTGGCGCTACGGTGGGTGAGGCCATTGATCGCGCCTACCGGGGCGTTGCGGCAATCTCATGGGACGGCGTCCACTACCGCAAAGACATCGGCGCCAAGGCGCTCACACGTTGA
- the purE gene encoding 5-(carboxyamino)imidazole ribonucleotide mutase — protein MENPQVLIIMGSDSDVPVMEEAAKALDAFGVTWEMRVASAHRSPKKAADLASNAAARGVKAIIAGAGVAAHLAGVLAAETILPVIAVPMPGGALNGVDALYSMVQMPGGIPVATMAIGKAGAKNAGLFAVQILALGDAAMAGRLVEYKASMAEEVEAKDRALQVKLGRA, from the coding sequence ATGGAAAACCCGCAGGTACTCATCATTATGGGAAGTGATTCGGACGTTCCCGTCATGGAAGAAGCGGCAAAGGCCCTTGATGCTTTCGGCGTGACCTGGGAAATGCGAGTGGCGTCGGCCCACCGTTCGCCGAAAAAAGCGGCAGATCTCGCCTCGAACGCGGCCGCGCGCGGCGTGAAGGCGATCATCGCCGGTGCCGGCGTGGCTGCCCACCTTGCGGGGGTCCTCGCCGCCGAGACTATTCTGCCGGTTATCGCGGTACCAATGCCGGGAGGGGCGCTCAACGGCGTTGATGCCCTGTACTCCATGGTGCAGATGCCTGGCGGGATTCCGGTGGCTACTATGGCCATCGGCAAGGCAGGAGCCAAAAATGCCGGGCTGTTCGCGGTGCAGATCCTGGCCCTCGGGGATGCCGCCATGGCCGGCAGGCTCGTGGAATACAAGGCGAGTATGGCGGAAGAGGTGGAGGCCAAGGATCGGGCCCTTCAGGTCAAGTTGGGCCGCGCGTAG
- a CDS encoding cytochrome c7 → MKKVIASLALSVFCAGLAFAADDIVLKAKNGDVKFPHKAHQKAVPDCKKCHEKGPGKIEGFGKEMAHGKGCKGCHEEMKKGPTKCGECHKK, encoded by the coding sequence ATGAAAAAGGTTATTGCTTCTCTCGCGCTGTCCGTATTCTGCGCCGGCCTCGCCTTTGCCGCCGACGACATCGTCCTCAAGGCCAAGAACGGTGATGTGAAGTTCCCGCACAAGGCCCACCAGAAGGCTGTTCCCGACTGTAAGAAGTGCCACGAGAAAGGCCCGGGCAAGATCGAGGGCTTCGGCAAAGAGATGGCTCATGGCAAGGGCTGCAAGGGGTGCCACGAAGAAATGAAGAAGGGGCCGACGAAGTGCGGCGAGTGCCACAAGAAGTAA
- a CDS encoding cytochrome c biogenesis protein ResB, translating into MTTSDRGFLQALWDFFCSLKLAIFLLILLAATSIIGTIIPQQNPLPPEYIAAIGGTGSMKFKVYSTLGFFDMYHSWWFILLLYLFTVNIVACSIKRLPRVWKTISEPTLVMDEGFERTLTLTHDFKKEGDAADLNEKMKAFLKSEFAEPVVTERDGEFHLFAQKSPYSRLGVYVVHLSIVIIFIGALLGSFFGYKAYVNIVEGSGASTVMSRKGVPIDLGFTVKCEDFSVSFYDTGAPKEFKSLLTVIDGGKVVIDKRPVIVNEPLTYKGITFYQSSYGPADEGGLYHLTVRERKGGAPVRLSLSMGERKVLPDGSAVQLLEATDEIGRFIPQFRGPAVRVAVEPKSGEPQAFIVFQNYPEFDVQRGADHIFTYEGADLKMFTGLQVAKDPGVWVVWLGCTLMVVGCCMAFFMSHKRIWIRVRKGHVTLGGTANKNQPGFQLAFDTLVDKLKTL; encoded by the coding sequence TTGACAACCAGCGATCGCGGCTTCTTGCAGGCACTGTGGGATTTCTTCTGTTCCCTCAAGTTGGCAATCTTCCTTCTCATTCTTCTAGCGGCAACGTCCATCATCGGTACGATCATTCCGCAGCAGAATCCGCTTCCCCCCGAGTACATCGCGGCCATAGGCGGCACGGGAAGCATGAAGTTCAAGGTCTACTCGACCCTTGGCTTCTTTGATATGTACCACTCCTGGTGGTTCATTCTCCTGCTCTATCTGTTCACGGTCAACATCGTAGCCTGTTCCATCAAGCGGCTGCCCCGGGTATGGAAAACCATTTCCGAGCCGACGCTCGTCATGGACGAGGGCTTTGAGCGGACCCTGACGCTCACCCATGACTTCAAGAAAGAGGGTGATGCGGCTGACCTGAACGAGAAGATGAAGGCTTTCCTCAAGAGCGAGTTCGCCGAGCCGGTGGTGACCGAGCGGGACGGAGAGTTCCACCTCTTCGCCCAGAAGTCGCCGTACAGCAGGCTGGGTGTTTATGTCGTGCACCTGAGCATCGTCATCATATTCATCGGTGCCCTGCTCGGATCGTTCTTCGGGTACAAGGCCTATGTGAATATCGTGGAAGGCTCGGGAGCCTCTACGGTCATGTCTCGCAAGGGCGTGCCGATTGATCTCGGCTTTACGGTTAAGTGTGAGGATTTTTCGGTTTCGTTTTACGACACCGGGGCCCCAAAAGAATTCAAGAGTCTCCTCACCGTCATCGACGGCGGCAAGGTGGTCATCGACAAACGCCCTGTCATCGTGAACGAGCCGCTGACCTACAAGGGGATAACGTTTTACCAGTCGAGCTACGGCCCTGCGGATGAAGGCGGCCTCTATCACCTCACCGTGCGCGAGCGCAAGGGAGGAGCTCCCGTACGGCTATCTCTGTCCATGGGAGAGCGGAAGGTCCTGCCCGACGGCTCCGCAGTCCAGCTCCTGGAGGCTACTGACGAAATCGGGCGCTTCATTCCCCAGTTCCGGGGCCCGGCGGTGCGGGTCGCTGTGGAGCCCAAGAGCGGCGAGCCCCAGGCGTTCATCGTGTTCCAGAACTATCCGGAATTCGACGTCCAGCGTGGAGCGGACCATATCTTCACGTATGAAGGGGCCGATCTCAAGATGTTCACCGGACTTCAGGTCGCCAAAGACCCGGGTGTCTGGGTAGTGTGGCTGGGATGCACCCTGATGGTGGTTGGCTGTTGCATGGCCTTCTTCATGTCCCACAAGCGGATCTGGATACGGGTTCGCAAGGGGCATGTGACCCTCGGCGGCACCGCCAACAAGAACCAGCCGGGATTCCAACTCGCCTTCGACACCCTTGTCGATAAACTGAAAACTCTGTAA
- the ccsB gene encoding c-type cytochrome biogenesis protein CcsB, whose product MTSSMLFNITTFTYLVSMLAFFAFLASRNRHLGMAGSLISYFGFFVHTAAILLRWKESYDIGHGHAPLSNLYESVVFFAWTIVLIFGIIDLKYKYRVVGAFVMPFALLGMAWAQLTLNSGIEPLVPALQSNWLLYHVVTCFLGYAAFAVACGISIMYLIKAGKEDSSQSAQAGGIISMFPPTKILDDLNYKAIMIGFPLLTLGIITGAAWANYAWGTYWSWDPKETWSLIVWFVYAAFLHARFTRGWVGKRAAILSIVGFAATIFCYLGVNLLLSGLHSYGGG is encoded by the coding sequence ATGACCAGTTCCATGCTGTTCAACATCACGACGTTCACCTACCTGGTCTCCATGCTCGCTTTTTTTGCCTTCCTGGCGAGCAGGAACCGTCACCTGGGGATGGCGGGGAGTCTCATTTCCTATTTTGGCTTCTTCGTCCACACGGCTGCCATTCTGCTCCGCTGGAAGGAGTCCTATGACATCGGGCACGGCCACGCTCCCCTGTCGAATCTCTACGAGTCGGTGGTTTTCTTTGCCTGGACCATCGTTCTCATCTTCGGCATCATTGACCTGAAGTACAAGTACCGGGTCGTGGGCGCGTTCGTCATGCCCTTTGCGCTCCTCGGCATGGCCTGGGCCCAGCTGACGCTCAACAGCGGCATCGAGCCTCTTGTCCCGGCGCTCCAGAGCAACTGGCTGCTCTATCACGTCGTCACCTGCTTCCTGGGGTATGCCGCCTTTGCCGTTGCCTGCGGCATCTCCATCATGTATCTGATCAAGGCGGGGAAAGAGGACTCATCCCAATCGGCACAGGCCGGCGGAATCATCTCGATGTTTCCCCCTACGAAGATCCTTGATGATCTCAACTACAAGGCGATCATGATCGGGTTCCCGCTGCTCACGCTCGGTATAATCACCGGCGCAGCATGGGCCAACTACGCCTGGGGTACCTACTGGAGCTGGGACCCGAAAGAGACCTGGTCGCTGATCGTCTGGTTCGTTTATGCCGCATTCCTGCATGCCCGCTTTACCCGCGGGTGGGTCGGGAAGCGCGCCGCCATCCTTTCCATTGTCGGATTCGCGGCCACTATCTTCTGCTACCTCGGTGTGAACCTTCTTCTCTCCGGTCTCCACAGTTACGGAGGAGGGTAG
- a CDS encoding cytochrome c3 family protein: MASDDCIACHNPVGAAVHPKQQGAFRPVAKGAALCQTCHESMASKRVVHPPVGGGECLSCHDPHQSANPSLLKARGAALCFGCHDAAAFSVRHGHLPVTTGECLKCHDPHQSDSPRLLRGSGAALCFRCHDEKMAAGRSIHQPVARGECCDCHNPHGSSFPKLLRNAYPEALYLSYEQNDFALCFTCHSRQMADDRRTDTLTGFRNGDNNLHYLHINKPDKGRSCKTCHDAHAAPQQRLVKERIPGFGSWDIPIRYTKTDTGGTCVVGCHKPKSYDRLRAVSNP; this comes from the coding sequence GTGGCCTCCGATGATTGCATCGCCTGTCACAATCCCGTCGGCGCGGCGGTCCACCCCAAGCAGCAGGGGGCGTTCCGGCCCGTGGCGAAAGGTGCTGCCCTCTGCCAGACCTGCCATGAAAGCATGGCATCGAAGAGGGTGGTTCATCCCCCGGTTGGCGGAGGAGAGTGCCTCTCCTGCCATGACCCTCACCAGTCGGCCAATCCGTCACTTCTCAAGGCGCGCGGTGCTGCGCTCTGCTTCGGTTGCCACGATGCCGCTGCCTTTTCCGTCCGCCATGGCCATCTGCCCGTCACCACCGGCGAATGCCTGAAGTGCCACGACCCCCATCAGTCAGACTCCCCGAGGCTTCTCCGCGGGAGCGGGGCGGCTCTTTGTTTCCGGTGCCATGACGAAAAAATGGCAGCGGGCCGGTCAATTCACCAACCCGTGGCGCGGGGAGAGTGCTGCGACTGTCATAACCCGCACGGGTCCTCCTTCCCGAAGCTTCTGCGGAATGCCTATCCCGAGGCGCTGTACCTGAGCTACGAGCAGAATGACTTTGCCCTCTGTTTCACGTGCCACTCCCGCCAGATGGCCGACGACCGCCGCACGGATACCCTCACCGGCTTCCGCAACGGTGACAATAATCTGCACTATCTGCACATCAACAAACCCGACAAGGGGCGTTCGTGCAAGACCTGCCACGACGCCCATGCGGCGCCGCAGCAGCGGCTTGTCAAAGAGCGGATTCCCGGCTTCGGCAGTTGGGACATACCCATCCGATACACAAAGACGGATACCGGCGGCACCTGCGTTGTGGGGTGCCACAAGCCGAAATCCTACGACAGGCTCCGCGCGGTGAGCAACCCGTAG
- a CDS encoding cytochrome c3 family protein, producing MLGKGLWLAVCAVILLGTPATAGTIAFVAPTPNTWVGRSDHLVLKLNNPEITAVRINVNGVVGDMLAISSPEYRKAFQDFLIVQPLWDQGRNEVSVEAYAGKERVETAVASVYYAPGRDGATVPPEFKPFVFHVADTESRCAGCHNMEPSPAQLLSTQERENPCFGCHRGMLKVAFVHGPAGTYSCVYCHKEKASPKYSVPKRDSALCVECHEDKSTDFAKRKYVHGPIAGGMCEVCHDPHGSANRAQLRMPINTLCLSCHETVARRPHILRTPSGEGHPVSGRKDPSASASGRDMSCISCHNPHAADVRYFFVNNAEERMALCQMCHNK from the coding sequence ATGCTGGGGAAAGGACTATGGCTGGCCGTCTGTGCCGTGATACTGCTGGGCACGCCGGCGACGGCGGGCACAATCGCCTTTGTGGCGCCGACGCCGAATACCTGGGTCGGCCGATCGGACCATCTGGTTCTCAAGCTGAACAATCCCGAAATCACCGCTGTCCGCATTAATGTCAATGGTGTTGTCGGCGATATGCTGGCTATCTCGTCGCCCGAGTACCGCAAGGCCTTCCAGGATTTTCTCATCGTGCAGCCCCTCTGGGATCAGGGCCGCAATGAAGTCTCCGTGGAGGCGTATGCCGGCAAGGAGCGGGTCGAGACCGCCGTAGCGTCCGTCTATTACGCTCCTGGCAGGGATGGTGCGACGGTGCCGCCTGAGTTCAAGCCGTTTGTCTTCCATGTGGCCGATACGGAGAGCAGGTGTGCCGGTTGCCACAACATGGAACCGAGCCCGGCCCAGCTTCTGAGCACCCAGGAGCGGGAAAACCCCTGTTTCGGCTGCCATCGCGGCATGCTCAAGGTGGCGTTTGTCCATGGCCCGGCCGGGACTTACTCCTGCGTCTATTGTCACAAGGAAAAGGCATCCCCGAAATATTCGGTGCCCAAGCGCGACAGTGCGCTCTGTGTCGAGTGCCACGAGGACAAGTCAACGGATTTCGCCAAGCGGAAATACGTTCACGGCCCCATTGCCGGCGGCATGTGCGAGGTCTGTCATGATCCCCACGGCAGCGCCAACCGGGCCCAGTTGCGGATGCCGATCAACACGCTCTGTCTTTCCTGCCATGAGACCGTTGCCAGGAGGCCCCATATCCTGAGGACCCCGTCGGGAGAGGGACACCCGGTAAGCGGCAGGAAAGACCCCTCTGCGTCAGCCTCGGGGCGCGATATGTCGTGCATATCATGCCACAATCCCCATGCGGCGGATGTGCGTTATTTCTTTGTGAATAACGCGGAAGAACGCATGGCATTGTGCCAGATGTGCCATAACAAGTAG